The Suncus etruscus isolate mSunEtr1 chromosome 7, mSunEtr1.pri.cur, whole genome shotgun sequence genome includes a window with the following:
- the TMEM11 gene encoding transmembrane protein 11, mitochondrial has translation MVSLSATDCYIVHEIYNGENAQDQFEYELEQALEAQYKYIVIEPTRIGDETARWITVGNCLHKTTVLAGTACLFTPLALPLDYSHYISLPAGALSLACCTLYGISWQFDPCCKYQVEYDAYKLSRLPLHTLTSSTPVVLVRKDDLHRKRLHNTIALAALVYCVKKIYELYSV, from the coding sequence GGTGAGCTTGTCGGCCACAGACTGTTATATTGTGCACGAGATCTACAATGGGGAGAATGCGCAGGACCAGTTTGAGTATGAGCTGGAGCAGGCCCTGGAAGCCCAGTACAAGTACATCGTCATCGAGCCCACCCGGATCGGCGACGAGACCGCCCGCTGGATCACCGTGGGCAACTGCCTGCACAAGACCACTGTGCTGGCGGGCACGGCCTGCCTCTTCACCCCGTTGGCACTGCCCTTAGATTACTCCCACTACATCTCCCTGCCCGCTGGTGCGCTGAGCCTGGCCTGCTGCACCCTCTACGGCATCTCTTGGCAGTTTGACCCTTGCTGCAAGTACCAGGTGGAGTATGACGCCTATAAACTGTCGCGCCTGCCCCTCCACACACTCACTTCCTCCACCCCAGTGGTGCTGGTCCGGAAGGACGACTTGCACAGAAAGAGACTGCACAACACGATAGCACTGGCCGCCCTGGTGTACTGTGTAAAGAAGATCTATGAACTCTACTCTGTATGA